One window of Lentisphaera araneosa HTCC2155 genomic DNA carries:
- a CDS encoding SPFH domain-containing protein, producing MFIFVVGLLTLAIGLVIPILLGDKMDGVIKVFFRVAAGVIALVLVVASTAIYVEDDQAGIVIVKFGKDLPVGQIIATDGEKGPQARVLPPGWHFLYWPWLYDLKTVDNMTIPQGNVGVVESMDGAKPLPKGEIFAQEWENPVDMLNAQMFMKEGHKGPQLTVLTPGQYRYNPRLFKITVKKALEVPIGTVAVIKANAGKKYDDSQKISLVNGVPIVPTGFRGIWNKALSPNAYYLHPDAFVVTLVQTTNRVYNYVQKNSITVKTSDSFEFPVDVRVSVKISAEDAPYVVAMLANPDADLDRNGFVVLEDRVILPTIRAIFRNNAESRGAIQYVQERSQIEESATATFAEKLASYRVTTDGVYVADIGIRDTEEGKKLLSTQTDKEVAKQEVDTFKVQQTAEIERAQVVKAKEDAEQEQLKAKARAKVDIAEQEAQAEIKLAEGRAQAYMKKMEALGGVDNFVKLEMLRLAMEQWDGKVPEILLMGGGDASSSEAVNSLIMKKLQADKK from the coding sequence ATGTTTATATTTGTCGTGGGTTTATTAACCCTAGCCATAGGCTTAGTGATACCTATACTTTTAGGTGATAAAATGGATGGAGTGATTAAAGTTTTCTTCCGCGTAGCTGCGGGAGTTATTGCTCTAGTTTTAGTTGTAGCCTCTACGGCTATTTACGTAGAAGATGATCAAGCTGGCATCGTCATTGTCAAATTTGGTAAAGATTTACCTGTTGGTCAAATTATTGCGACAGACGGTGAAAAAGGACCTCAGGCGCGAGTCCTTCCTCCAGGTTGGCATTTTCTCTATTGGCCTTGGCTCTACGATCTAAAAACGGTAGATAATATGACAATCCCCCAAGGCAATGTGGGGGTGGTTGAATCGATGGATGGCGCAAAACCTTTACCGAAAGGCGAAATTTTCGCTCAGGAATGGGAAAACCCCGTTGACATGTTGAACGCTCAAATGTTCATGAAAGAAGGTCACAAGGGGCCTCAGTTAACCGTGTTAACTCCAGGTCAGTATCGTTATAATCCACGTTTGTTTAAGATTACCGTTAAAAAAGCTTTAGAAGTTCCCATTGGTACAGTCGCAGTGATTAAGGCTAATGCGGGAAAAAAATATGATGATAGCCAAAAAATTTCATTAGTGAATGGTGTGCCAATCGTCCCAACGGGCTTTCGTGGCATATGGAATAAAGCTTTATCACCCAATGCTTATTATCTGCACCCAGACGCTTTTGTGGTTACTTTAGTTCAGACCACAAACCGAGTTTATAATTATGTGCAAAAGAATAGTATTACAGTGAAAACGAGCGACTCCTTTGAGTTTCCTGTAGATGTACGTGTTTCCGTGAAAATCTCTGCAGAAGATGCTCCTTACGTCGTTGCGATGCTCGCCAATCCAGATGCCGATTTAGACCGCAATGGGTTTGTCGTTCTCGAAGACCGTGTGATCCTCCCCACCATTCGAGCCATTTTTAGAAATAATGCGGAATCTCGCGGGGCTATTCAATATGTCCAAGAACGTTCACAGATCGAAGAAAGTGCTACGGCAACTTTTGCCGAGAAGTTAGCTAGCTATCGAGTGACAACTGATGGAGTTTACGTTGCTGATATTGGTATTCGCGATACTGAAGAAGGTAAGAAGCTTTTATCAACTCAAACTGATAAAGAGGTCGCTAAGCAAGAAGTTGATACCTTTAAAGTGCAGCAAACAGCTGAGATTGAACGTGCTCAGGTAGTGAAAGCCAAAGAGGATGCGGAACAGGAGCAATTGAAAGCAAAAGCACGCGCTAAGGTTGATATTGCCGAGCAGGAAGCTCAGGCAGAAATTAAATTAGCAGAAGGCCGTGCTCAAGCCTACATGAAAAAAATGGAAGCTCTTGGTGGTGTAGATAATTTTGTAAAGTTAGAAATGCTGAGATTAGCCATGGAGCAATGGGATGGAAAAGTTCCAGAAATCCTACTTATGGGCGGCGGAGATGCAAGTAGTTCAGAAGCAGTCAATTCTTTGATTATGAAAAAGCTTCAGGCGGATAAAAAATAA
- a CDS encoding LURP-one-related/scramblase family protein, which yields MKYAMKDKVFSLIDNYEIKTEEEKLAYTVKGKFFSFGNKLDVYDAKGKEIAFIEQKMLSMMPRYRLYKGGLMFAEIQQKFAWFKKNFILDVPGPNDYTIKGDFWGHNYKFYRSGKVVARVKKKMFSWAGTYGVDIIDGEDDVSILSTAIIIDLVSQNNNSGSFD from the coding sequence ATGAAATATGCGATGAAGGATAAGGTTTTTTCTCTGATTGATAATTATGAGATAAAAACCGAAGAGGAAAAGCTGGCTTATACAGTAAAAGGTAAGTTCTTTAGTTTTGGTAATAAGCTTGATGTTTATGATGCTAAAGGAAAAGAAATTGCTTTCATTGAACAAAAAATGTTGTCAATGATGCCTCGTTACCGACTGTATAAAGGAGGGCTTATGTTTGCGGAAATCCAACAAAAATTTGCTTGGTTCAAAAAGAATTTTATTTTAGATGTTCCGGGGCCCAATGATTACACAATCAAAGGCGATTTTTGGGGGCACAATTACAAATTTTATCGCTCGGGCAAAGTTGTAGCGAGAGTTAAGAAAAAGATGTTCTCGTGGGCGGGGACTTATGGGGTCGACATCATTGATGGAGAAGATGATGTTTCGATACTCTCGACGGCGATCATTATCGACCTAGTGAGTCAGAATAATAATAGTGGATCTTTTGACTAA
- a CDS encoding IS110 family transposase, with translation MSKITITVPEITIGIDLWNKKHDLCVLNSMGEVVEQIQIDNHIEALHEYFEQYKNRSSIRIALEVGACSMWVSSILKEMGFKVIVANARKLRMIWGDTNKCDEKDAEKIARVARMDPKLLHGIEHRSLSAQKMLSVIRVREHFIGARTRCINCVRGILKSFGVTDLPSCASNRFGERMLAHIPDDLISTLGELLEESKDLTNRIEGLDDRIYMLSEESCPEAIKLQELPGVGPVTALTYVLTIDDPKRFQKSRDIGAFLGLTPKRDQSGEIDKQLSITKQGDRYLRALLVGSAQFILSDRSPASDLKNYGRRIASSGGRIAKKKAVVAIARKLAILMHHLWVSGGDYIPLHKQALRKAS, from the coding sequence ATGTCTAAAATTACTATCACTGTTCCTGAAATCACAATCGGAATTGATCTTTGGAACAAAAAACACGACCTTTGTGTTCTTAATTCAATGGGAGAAGTTGTCGAACAAATACAAATTGATAATCATATCGAAGCTTTACATGAGTATTTTGAACAATATAAGAATCGTTCAAGTATTCGAATAGCTTTGGAAGTAGGCGCTTGTTCAATGTGGGTTTCTTCGATTCTCAAGGAAATGGGCTTTAAGGTTATTGTCGCCAATGCACGAAAACTGCGGATGATTTGGGGGGACACAAATAAATGTGATGAAAAAGATGCAGAGAAAATAGCTCGTGTAGCTCGAATGGATCCTAAACTTTTACATGGCATTGAGCACCGAAGCCTATCTGCTCAAAAAATGTTATCAGTAATTCGTGTACGTGAGCATTTTATTGGGGCTCGCACGAGGTGTATAAATTGTGTACGTGGCATACTAAAGAGCTTTGGTGTAACAGATTTACCCAGTTGTGCATCAAATCGTTTTGGTGAACGAATGCTTGCACATATTCCTGATGACTTGATATCGACTTTAGGAGAACTCTTGGAAGAATCTAAAGATTTAACAAACCGTATTGAGGGATTGGATGATCGGATTTATATGCTTAGTGAAGAGTCATGCCCTGAAGCTATAAAACTTCAGGAACTACCAGGTGTCGGTCCAGTTACGGCCTTAACTTATGTATTAACTATTGATGACCCTAAACGCTTTCAAAAGAGTAGAGATATTGGAGCTTTTCTTGGGTTAACTCCCAAAAGAGATCAATCGGGAGAGATCGACAAACAATTAAGTATCACAAAGCAAGGAGATCGTTATTTAAGGGCTTTATTAGTTGGTTCTGCTCAGTTTATTTTAAGTGACCGTTCACCTGCTTCTGATCTTAAAAATTATGGTCGTAGGATTGCTAGTAGTGGAGGACGAATTGCCAAGAAAAAGGCTGTTGTTGCCATCGCGAGGAAACTTGCGATATTAATGCATCACTTATGGGTCAGTGGGGGAGATTATATTCCATTACACAAACAAGCTTTAAGAAAAGCTTCTTAA